A window of the Henckelia pumila isolate YLH828 chromosome 3, ASM3356847v2, whole genome shotgun sequence genome harbors these coding sequences:
- the LOC140892330 gene encoding histone H2B.2-like: protein MAPKKQAAKRAVVTAKKVVEETMEVLVTPRGKGEEDKMEIVSSSSKEKFHKNVDILPPKSSARKTIPVQEKPPADEDETQPASEPEVLPTPPQKGTKRKPAGGGEKMKQQRRRRRGRAAGEGLGGYKTYLFKVMKQVHPEMGISSKAMTIINNMMSDMFERLAEAAAVLQKYSRRRTMSSREIQGAVKLVLPGELGKHAISEGTKAVTNYVSYRPK from the coding sequence ATGGCACCCAAGAAACAGGCGGCGAAGAGGGCGGTGGTGACGGCCAAGAAAGTGGTGGAGGAAACAATGGAAGTGTTGGTTACGCCGCGAGGGAAGGGAGAGGAGGATAAAATGGAGATAGTTTCCAGTTCCAGCAAAGAGAAGTTCCACAAAAATGTGGACATTCTGCCTCCCAAATCCTCCGCACGAAAAACAATTCCCGTCCAAGAAAAACCGCCGGCCGACGAAGACGAAACGCAGCCAGCCTCCGAGCCGGAAGTCTTACCCACGCCGCCGCAGAAAGGAACGAAGAGAAAACCCGCCGGGGGCGGAGAGAAAATGAAGCAGCAGCGGCGGCGGAGGAGAGGCCGCGCGGCCGGAGAGGGGCTTGGAGGGTACAAGACTTACCTGTTTAAGGTGATGAAACAGGTGCATCCGGAAATGGGGATTTCGTCCAAGGCCATGACCATCATAAACAACATGATGTCGGATATGTTCGAGAGGTTGGCGGAGGCGGCGGCGGTGCTTCAGAAATACTCACGGCGGCGGACGATGTCGTCGAGGGAGATCCAGGGGGCCGTGAAGCTGGTGCTGCCGGGGGAGTTGGGGAAGCATGCAATCTCCGAGGGGACAAAAGCGGTCACAAATTATGTTTCATATCGTCCCaagtaa